In Rhizobium sp. CIAT894, the following are encoded in one genomic region:
- a CDS encoding pyridoxal-phosphate dependent enzyme: MYDFGNLRDDIAAAAKRVRQFVVRTPLLESITLNGELGVRLILKPESLQKTGSFKARGALNFLLRHGACAGSNFVGYSSGNHAQGLAYAARICGSAATVLMPKTASPRKIEKTRALGATVELLDDFFETRQLRVDDLVSQGFVFVPPFDHGDIIAGQGTVGLEIAEQLNERSIIPDFIAIPVSGGGRSPVAEQPSRRISQNAQ, translated from the coding sequence ATGTACGATTTCGGAAATTTACGCGATGACATTGCGGCCGCAGCCAAACGTGTTCGGCAATTTGTCGTCCGGACCCCTCTCCTGGAAAGTATCACGCTAAACGGCGAACTCGGGGTACGCCTGATCCTCAAACCGGAGAGCTTGCAAAAGACAGGCTCATTCAAAGCGCGCGGCGCGCTCAACTTTCTTCTTCGTCACGGCGCCTGCGCAGGATCGAACTTCGTCGGATATTCCTCCGGCAATCATGCCCAGGGACTTGCCTATGCGGCAAGGATCTGCGGGTCGGCGGCCACGGTGCTGATGCCCAAGACGGCTTCGCCGCGTAAGATTGAAAAAACCAGGGCACTTGGCGCGACAGTCGAACTCCTCGATGACTTCTTCGAGACGCGGCAGTTGCGCGTGGACGATCTCGTCTCGCAGGGCTTCGTCTTCGTCCCGCCCTTCGACCACGGCGATATTATCGCCGGGCAGGGTACCGTCGGGCTTGAGATTGCGGAGCAATTGAACGAGCGATCCATCATACCAGACTTCATCGCCATCCCTGTCAGTGGCGGAGGTCGATCGCCGGTAGCGGAGCAGCCGTCAAGGCGGATTTCCCAGAATGCGCAATAG
- a CDS encoding pyridoxal-phosphate dependent enzyme produces MAVEPRGFDDFARSMAAGELQDYEPGANTLCDGLMSPRPGLLPFKIVRGLRPSFETVSDIEVTKAIRTLFDSFNLVVEPSGAAAFASILARSSAFRGKTVIVVVSGGNVGSALFTGALEGATAGIPTLKRKTTQ; encoded by the coding sequence GTGGCTGTCGAACCGCGGGGCTTCGACGATTTCGCAAGGTCGATGGCCGCGGGCGAGCTTCAGGACTATGAACCGGGCGCGAACACACTTTGTGATGGGCTCATGTCGCCAAGGCCGGGACTTTTGCCGTTCAAAATCGTCCGAGGCCTGAGACCGTCGTTCGAAACCGTCTCGGATATCGAGGTTACCAAAGCCATCCGAACGCTCTTCGATAGCTTCAATCTCGTTGTGGAGCCCAGCGGCGCCGCGGCGTTCGCTTCGATCCTAGCCAGATCGAGCGCGTTCCGCGGAAAGACCGTCATCGTTGTCGTGTCGGGCGGAAACGTTGGTTCCGCTCTATTCACCGGCGCCCTCGAGGGCGCCACCGCAGGCATTCCCACGCTTAAGAGAAAGACGACCCAATGA
- a CDS encoding NAD(P)-dependent oxidoreductase — MIYNRILLTGAAGLLGTELRKRLAPKVKFLRSTDIATMADAAPNEELVQADLGDLSVAKNLVRDIDAIVHFGGISKDADFEPIHRVNIAGFQSLYEAARSAGVKRVVFSSSVHAIGFYDQTQTIDAGAPARPDSNYGVAKAFGENLAQLFWDKHGLETVSLRIGSCEAKPSTRRHLLTWLSFDDMWQLVERSLTVPRVGHTIVYGASNNRASFWDNRLASHIGYRPKDSADDYQDDIFAADPQPSREDVVNRLQGGIFAKQA, encoded by the coding sequence ATGATCTACAATCGCATTCTGCTCACCGGAGCGGCCGGGCTGCTTGGAACCGAACTGCGCAAGCGTCTCGCTCCGAAAGTCAAATTTCTTCGCTCCACCGATATCGCTACGATGGCCGATGCCGCTCCCAACGAGGAACTGGTACAAGCAGATCTCGGTGACCTCAGCGTGGCGAAGAACCTTGTGCGTGATATCGATGCGATCGTGCATTTCGGTGGCATTTCCAAGGACGCCGACTTCGAACCTATTCACCGCGTCAACATTGCCGGCTTCCAGAGTCTCTACGAGGCAGCCCGGTCGGCAGGCGTCAAGCGCGTGGTATTTTCCAGCTCGGTGCATGCGATCGGTTTCTATGATCAGACGCAGACGATCGACGCCGGCGCCCCTGCGCGGCCCGACTCGAACTACGGCGTCGCCAAGGCTTTCGGCGAGAATTTGGCGCAGCTCTTCTGGGACAAGCATGGACTTGAAACGGTCTCACTGCGCATCGGCTCTTGTGAAGCGAAGCCGAGTACTCGCCGTCACCTTCTGACCTGGCTGTCGTTCGACGATATGTGGCAGCTCGTCGAACGCTCCCTCACCGTGCCGCGCGTTGGGCACACGATCGTTTATGGCGCGTCGAACAACCGGGCATCTTTCTGGGATAATCGGCTCGCCTCCCACATCGGTTACCGTCCGAAGGACAGTGCCGACGATTATCAGGACGATATCTTCGCCGCAGATCCCCAACCGAGCCGCGAGGACGTGGTGAACCGTCTGCAGGGCGGAATCTTCGCAAAACAGGCGTAG